A portion of the Halodesulfovibrio sp. MK-HDV genome contains these proteins:
- a CDS encoding 4Fe-4S dicluster domain-containing protein, which translates to MQEQKTLFVDYSKCIGCETCEAVCRFLHDTPRIAMSRTIEGEIVPLYCQHCENAACQRVCKRGAISRDSRGAVLHDPMKCRGCETKDCLIACPYAAFFATCKGVAVAKCDLCKKRRAEDMLPACVEMCPCDAIKYVDREDIASLKTSASEEAFKRVMAHIRPKKFVD; encoded by the coding sequence ATGCAAGAACAAAAGACACTGTTTGTTGATTACTCCAAATGTATCGGTTGCGAAACATGCGAAGCCGTATGTCGCTTTCTTCACGATACTCCGCGGATAGCCATGTCTCGCACTATTGAGGGTGAAATAGTCCCTTTATATTGTCAGCACTGTGAAAACGCAGCTTGTCAGCGTGTTTGTAAGCGTGGTGCAATTTCTCGTGATTCTCGCGGTGCTGTACTGCATGATCCTATGAAGTGTCGCGGCTGTGAAACAAAAGATTGTTTGATCGCGTGCCCGTATGCAGCATTTTTTGCTACATGTAAGGGCGTTGCTGTGGCAAAGTGTGATTTATGTAAAAAGCGCAGGGCAGAGGATATGCTTCCGGCTTGTGTCGAGATGTGTCCGTGTGATGCTATTAAATATGTTGATCGCGAAGATATTGCATCGTTGAAAACGTCTGCTTCAGAAGAAGCATTTAAGCGTGTGATGGCGCATATTCGTCCTAAAAAGTTTGTAGATTAA
- the bcp gene encoding thioredoxin-dependent thiol peroxidase: MKTLKPGDPAPNFCLTNQAGEEICLADFQGKERVLVYFYPKASTTGUTTQAQGLRDNLDTFDSMGIAILGISPDPVKQLEKFSKKQLLAFSLLSDEQHEIAERFGVWGEKKFMGKMYDGIHRISFLVGKDGKIEQVFNKFKTADHAKTVLEYIEKNA; encoded by the coding sequence ATGAAGACATTAAAGCCGGGAGATCCCGCCCCAAACTTTTGTTTAACAAATCAAGCGGGAGAAGAAATCTGTCTCGCAGACTTTCAAGGCAAGGAACGTGTTCTTGTTTACTTTTATCCCAAAGCATCAACCACGGGGTGAACCACACAAGCACAAGGGTTGCGTGACAACCTAGACACATTTGATTCTATGGGAATTGCTATTCTCGGCATTAGTCCAGACCCCGTAAAACAATTGGAAAAATTTTCCAAAAAACAACTACTGGCCTTCTCATTACTGTCTGATGAACAACATGAAATAGCAGAACGCTTTGGTGTATGGGGTGAAAAGAAGTTTATGGGTAAAATGTATGACGGTATTCACCGCATAAGCTTTCTTGTCGGAAAGGATGGAAAAATTGAACAAGTCTTTAATAAATTTAAAACAGCAGACCACGCAAAAACGGTGCTCGAATACATTGAAAAAAACGCATAA
- a CDS encoding histidine-type phosphatase, with amino-acid sequence MSKRKVKKIVVLMRHGIRAPNQTMEKLAEWSHREWPVWSVAPGHLTGRGRELITAFWRKHKLEEPYKSLLYDGGRCLTADNVFVHADIDERTQSSAAAFAAAIAPECSLPYFITTDKDSDPLYHPVRGSVCQLTREVGEDDIINFVGHSFSKLGDKFSEQLDFVNELLGPMPQITCNAYGVEQSCELKDLPPRVNFANSGRTINLRGALGIKATLIQNWLLESAEWPGKDPGWGEITPDKLSKLLVARAAIFNSLNRASGYARDRGSVILKVMTDALTDSHYDQRVNQAQLVVFVGHDTNMAHVSELLGMDWDLEGFAYNDIPPASFLQFILWEEPSGEEVVTAELVAQPLPVMRSNHPERVLPYEIVKDLSFCPREKGTLEPRVTKYSIEKFCSVVADVINLDCVPNIPPLVKGELK; translated from the coding sequence ATGAGTAAGCGAAAAGTTAAAAAAATTGTGGTGTTGATGCGTCATGGCATTCGTGCTCCCAACCAAACAATGGAAAAATTGGCAGAATGGTCGCATAGAGAATGGCCTGTCTGGTCTGTTGCCCCCGGACATTTAACAGGCCGAGGACGAGAGTTGATAACTGCCTTTTGGCGTAAACATAAATTGGAAGAGCCATACAAGTCTTTGTTGTATGACGGGGGACGTTGCCTAACTGCTGACAATGTTTTTGTTCACGCAGATATAGATGAGCGAACGCAGTCGAGCGCAGCTGCTTTTGCTGCTGCAATAGCACCAGAGTGTTCACTCCCGTATTTTATTACTACAGATAAGGATAGTGATCCATTGTACCATCCTGTGCGTGGCAGCGTCTGTCAGCTCACTCGTGAGGTGGGGGAAGACGATATAATAAATTTTGTTGGGCATTCTTTTAGTAAGCTTGGAGATAAATTTTCTGAACAACTCGACTTTGTAAATGAATTGCTTGGACCAATGCCGCAAATAACGTGTAATGCGTACGGTGTTGAGCAAAGTTGCGAACTTAAGGATCTTCCGCCGCGCGTAAATTTTGCAAATAGCGGTAGAACAATAAATTTGCGTGGTGCGCTAGGTATTAAAGCAACACTTATTCAGAATTGGCTGCTTGAAAGTGCTGAATGGCCGGGTAAAGATCCCGGATGGGGAGAAATTACGCCGGACAAGCTTTCCAAGTTGCTTGTTGCTAGAGCTGCAATATTCAACAGCTTGAACAGAGCGAGTGGATATGCTCGAGACCGTGGCAGTGTTATTTTGAAGGTTATGACCGATGCTCTTACAGACTCACATTATGATCAGAGAGTTAATCAGGCTCAGCTCGTTGTGTTTGTAGGGCATGATACGAATATGGCACATGTCAGCGAATTGCTTGGTATGGATTGGGATTTAGAGGGCTTTGCGTACAATGATATTCCACCGGCAAGTTTTCTTCAGTTTATTCTTTGGGAAGAACCGTCAGGTGAGGAGGTTGTGACGGCAGAGCTTGTGGCACAACCTCTGCCCGTTATGCGAAGCAACCATCCTGAAAGAGTATTGCCTTATGAAATTGTAAAAGATCTGTCCTTCTGTCCTCGAGAAAAGGGGACACTTGAACCGCGTGTAACTAAATATTCAATCGAGAAGTTTTGTTCAGTAGTGGCAGATGTCATAAATCTGGATTGTGTCCCTAATATACCACCTCTTGTGAAAGGGGAGTTGAAATAG
- a CDS encoding M23 family metallopeptidase yields the protein MASLKKTFFFIVFLSLICGGAIAGWLLFKDQQGPIVAIDKENARVNKSSSVTISLHDVTSELKNLSIAVRKNSKNIPLYSTSFEPGNKSITLNVPLSSAKVSDGAFEMIITATDTSLAAFGKGNTTRKVVTMRMDNTPPSIAIKSLPPNIWQGGTGVIAYTVSEPVDTSGVKVNEMFFPGYKQADGTYISFFAFPQSIEKKDYNPTAFARDIAGNVYDQPFSINPLSRKFRHDKIRLSDRFLNTKMPAFAKDTPQATNNLERFLVVNQKIRKENRDMLIKIGRQTSSSILWKSKFMRFPNSATRAGFGDRRSYMYKDKVVDKQTHLGLDLASRKQSPIPASNKGTVVFAGNLGIYGNVVVIDHGLGLQTLYAHMTEIRTTVGSVVNQGDVIGISGSTGMSGGDHLHFGVIVSGVPVTPIEWFDHRWIQYNITDKLNFN from the coding sequence ATGGCGAGCCTTAAAAAAACTTTCTTCTTCATTGTATTCTTATCACTCATTTGCGGCGGTGCAATCGCTGGCTGGCTTTTATTTAAAGACCAGCAGGGTCCAATCGTTGCTATCGATAAGGAAAACGCTCGTGTAAACAAAAGCAGCAGCGTTACTATTTCGCTGCATGATGTCACATCTGAGCTTAAAAATCTTTCCATCGCAGTTCGCAAAAATTCTAAAAACATTCCGTTGTATTCAACATCATTTGAACCGGGCAACAAGTCGATAACACTTAATGTTCCTCTTTCAAGCGCTAAGGTTTCAGATGGCGCATTTGAAATGATCATTACTGCTACTGACACATCCCTTGCAGCATTTGGTAAAGGGAACACTACTCGCAAAGTAGTTACCATGAGAATGGACAACACTCCTCCAAGTATTGCTATAAAATCACTTCCGCCAAACATTTGGCAAGGTGGCACCGGAGTTATTGCGTATACTGTTTCTGAACCTGTTGATACTTCAGGCGTGAAAGTTAACGAGATGTTTTTCCCGGGTTACAAACAAGCAGATGGAACCTACATCAGCTTCTTTGCTTTCCCACAGAGCATCGAGAAAAAGGATTACAATCCAACGGCGTTTGCAAGAGATATTGCTGGCAACGTATATGATCAGCCTTTTTCAATCAATCCGTTGTCTCGTAAATTCCGCCACGACAAGATTCGATTAAGCGACCGGTTCTTAAATACCAAAATGCCAGCCTTTGCTAAAGATACCCCTCAGGCAACGAACAATCTGGAACGCTTTCTCGTCGTGAACCAGAAAATTCGTAAAGAAAATCGTGACATGCTTATTAAGATAGGTCGTCAAACATCTTCTTCCATTTTATGGAAAAGTAAGTTCATGCGCTTCCCTAACTCCGCTACCCGTGCTGGATTCGGTGACCGCCGAAGCTACATGTACAAAGACAAGGTAGTTGACAAACAGACACATTTGGGACTCGACCTTGCCTCCCGTAAGCAATCTCCAATTCCGGCGTCAAACAAGGGTACCGTTGTTTTTGCAGGCAACCTTGGAATTTACGGGAACGTTGTTGTCATCGACCACGGCCTTGGCCTTCAGACGCTTTATGCGCATATGACTGAAATCAGAACAACCGTAGGTTCTGTGGTTAACCAAGGTGACGTAATTGGCATCTCCGGTTCAACCGGTATGTCTGGCGGCGACCACCTTCACTTTGGTGTTATTGTCTCTGGGGTTCCTGTAACTCCTATTGAATGGTTCGACCATCGTTGGATTCAGTACAACATCACTGACAAACTCAACTTTAACTAA
- a CDS encoding CBS domain-containing protein translates to MLHVQDLMSTNLFTLKKSDSLMAAKSLMELARIRHIPVVEKGNIFVGIITHRDILSSTLSKLADIDRDVQDEIEASIPVSEIMRSDVFAVAPQASLRDAAELLLNHKYGCLPVVEKDILVGILTEADFLRLTIDLMDALDT, encoded by the coding sequence ATGCTGCATGTACAAGACCTGATGTCCACAAATTTGTTCACACTCAAAAAATCCGATTCCTTAATGGCTGCCAAGTCACTAATGGAATTGGCACGTATTCGCCATATCCCAGTTGTCGAGAAAGGAAATATTTTTGTCGGCATCATAACACATAGAGACATATTGTCCTCTACCCTCTCCAAATTAGCGGACATAGATAGAGATGTGCAGGACGAAATTGAAGCTTCTATCCCTGTATCAGAAATAATGCGCAGTGATGTCTTTGCTGTGGCACCACAAGCAAGTCTACGTGATGCAGCGGAGTTACTTCTGAATCATAAATACGGATGTTTACCAGTCGTAGAAAAGGATATACTTGTAGGAATTCTTACAGAAGCAGATTTTTTGCGTCTGACAATTGACCTAATGGATGCATTAGACACATAA
- a CDS encoding protein-L-isoaspartate(D-aspartate) O-methyltransferase, translating into MPYDLKRNRERMVRDQLEQRHISDPNVLRAMRSVPRHKFVQDAMRLSAYEDNALPIGYGQTISQPYIVGLMSEALEAEPGMSVLEIGTGSGYQAAVLYAMGLQVYSVERIPELHYAAVKNFADLGYTSPQFKLDDGTLGWPEKALFDRILVTAGGPEIPKPLVDQLADPGVLVLPVGRARRTQQLVRIRKNNGDITLEKLGSVAFVDLVGTHGW; encoded by the coding sequence TTGCCGTACGATTTGAAGCGTAACAGAGAAAGAATGGTTCGCGATCAGCTTGAGCAGCGCCATATCTCTGATCCGAACGTGCTACGTGCAATGCGTTCTGTCCCACGACATAAGTTTGTGCAGGATGCCATGCGGTTGAGCGCTTATGAAGATAATGCGTTGCCCATTGGTTATGGGCAAACCATTTCTCAACCTTACATTGTTGGACTTATGTCAGAAGCACTCGAAGCAGAACCTGGGATGAGTGTGCTTGAAATTGGCACGGGTTCCGGCTATCAAGCGGCTGTACTCTATGCAATGGGCTTACAGGTTTATTCTGTAGAACGTATTCCAGAACTACATTATGCTGCGGTAAAAAATTTTGCTGACCTCGGTTACACGTCTCCACAATTCAAGTTGGATGATGGTACGCTTGGCTGGCCGGAAAAAGCTTTGTTCGACCGGATATTGGTCACGGCAGGGGGCCCTGAAATTCCTAAACCCCTAGTAGATCAATTGGCTGACCCTGGAGTTCTTGTGTTGCCAGTAGGGCGAGCAAGGCGAACGCAACAACTTGTGCGAATACGAAAAAATAACGGTGACATCACATTGGAAAAACTGGGCAGCGTTGCTTTTGTAGATCTGGTGGGTACACACGGATGGTAA
- a CDS encoding YqaA family protein, with amino-acid sequence MKLMSKLMDWVSRSALSPKAKWILAFVAFTESIIVPLPPDLLLIPMALTQRKKAFYFATICTVGSVFGGVIGYYIGYHFMDYLGMPIVRFYNLSTEYVAIKEWYDTYNAWAVAVAGLTPIPYKLCTLSAGAFKVNFGIFLFASVISRSLRFFAIAGLIYMFGERARYFFGKTI; translated from the coding sequence ATGAAGTTGATGTCTAAGTTGATGGACTGGGTTTCTAGATCGGCTCTTTCTCCTAAGGCAAAGTGGATTCTTGCATTTGTTGCATTTACAGAATCCATTATTGTTCCTCTTCCTCCAGATTTGCTTTTAATACCTATGGCGCTCACTCAGCGCAAAAAAGCATTTTATTTTGCGACAATTTGCACTGTCGGCTCTGTTTTTGGCGGAGTGATCGGTTATTATATCGGGTACCATTTTATGGACTATCTAGGCATGCCTATTGTCCGTTTTTATAATCTATCTACCGAATATGTTGCTATTAAAGAATGGTACGACACCTATAATGCATGGGCTGTTGCCGTAGCAGGGCTTACACCAATTCCGTATAAGCTTTGCACGCTGTCAGCGGGTGCTTTTAAAGTTAATTTTGGCATTTTTCTTTTTGCATCAGTTATAAGCCGTAGTTTGCGCTTTTTTGCCATTGCCGGTCTTATTTATATGTTTGGTGAGCGGGCACGATATTTTTTTGGAAAAACGATTTGA
- a CDS encoding Mrp/NBP35 family ATP-binding protein, translating to MSSCSGCSSSKEITPGKEIKASPKKNIQDEMINCTLDKIRHKLFIMSGKGGVGKSSVTVNTAVALAAKGFKVGILDVDIHGPSIPGLLGIKDSGLESDRGGLLNPAKVNDNLYVVSMDSLLKDKDTAVLWRGPKKTAAIRQFVSDVNWGELDFLLIDSPPGTGDEHMTVLKTIPDATSVVVTTPQEVSLADVRKAVNFLQYAKANVLGVVENMSGLACPHCGEEIELFKKGGGKKLAEKYGLEFLGAIPLDPATVVAADRGVPVVMLEEETAAKAGFQNLADNIVKALNCSLESVSSDHS from the coding sequence ATGTCTTCTTGCAGCGGTTGCTCCTCTTCCAAGGAAATTACTCCGGGGAAAGAGATTAAAGCGAGCCCAAAAAAGAATATTCAGGACGAAATGATTAACTGTACGTTGGATAAGATCCGTCACAAGTTATTCATCATGAGCGGTAAAGGTGGTGTGGGCAAAAGTTCCGTTACCGTTAACACCGCAGTAGCACTTGCTGCTAAAGGTTTTAAAGTAGGCATCTTGGATGTTGATATTCATGGTCCAAGTATTCCTGGCCTTCTCGGCATAAAAGATTCTGGACTTGAATCAGATCGTGGTGGCTTGTTGAATCCTGCAAAGGTTAACGACAATCTATATGTCGTTTCAATGGATTCTTTGCTGAAAGATAAGGACACTGCCGTGTTGTGGCGTGGTCCTAAAAAAACAGCAGCAATCCGTCAGTTTGTTTCAGATGTAAACTGGGGCGAGCTTGACTTTTTGCTTATTGATTCCCCTCCCGGAACTGGCGATGAGCATATGACTGTTCTTAAAACTATTCCGGATGCAACTTCTGTTGTAGTTACTACTCCGCAGGAAGTTTCTCTTGCAGACGTGCGAAAGGCTGTTAACTTCCTTCAGTACGCAAAAGCTAACGTGCTTGGTGTGGTTGAAAATATGAGCGGCCTTGCTTGTCCGCACTGTGGTGAGGAGATCGAGCTGTTTAAGAAGGGTGGCGGAAAAAAGCTTGCTGAAAAGTATGGTCTTGAATTCCTTGGTGCCATTCCGCTCGATCCTGCAACCGTAGTGGCTGCGGACAGAGGTGTTCCTGTTGTTATGCTTGAAGAAGAAACTGCTGCAAAAGCAGGTTTCCAAAATCTTGCAGACAACATCGTAAAAGCGCTTAACTGTAGCCTTGAGTCTGTATCTTCAGATCATTCATAG
- the pgsA gene encoding CDP-diacylglycerol--glycerol-3-phosphate 3-phosphatidyltransferase — protein sequence MFNLANKITMFRVLLVPFVVVLLYFPSETTCLLAFFLFSLASFSDLVDGFIARREGMVTSFGKFLDPLADKLLICSVLVMLVELGWAPAWVVITIICRELIVTGLRAMASDEGIVIAADKYGKMKTVLQMLALSPMIIHYPLFGYDVAVIGEILLYIALILTVFSGGNYLFGFYKNWLQQDEQK from the coding sequence ATGTTTAATTTGGCGAACAAGATTACCATGTTCAGAGTTTTGTTAGTTCCATTTGTGGTTGTACTCTTGTATTTCCCGAGTGAAACAACTTGTTTACTTGCATTTTTTCTTTTTTCCCTTGCTTCTTTCTCAGACCTTGTGGACGGCTTTATTGCCCGTCGTGAAGGTATGGTAACAAGCTTCGGAAAATTTCTTGATCCGCTTGCAGACAAATTGCTGATTTGCTCAGTACTTGTCATGCTTGTAGAACTTGGTTGGGCGCCAGCTTGGGTTGTTATTACAATCATTTGCCGAGAACTTATAGTAACTGGCTTACGTGCAATGGCTTCTGATGAAGGGATTGTTATTGCAGCAGATAAATACGGAAAAATGAAAACCGTATTACAAATGTTGGCACTTTCTCCTATGATTATTCATTACCCTTTGTTCGGGTATGATGTCGCCGTTATTGGCGAAATACTTCTTTACATTGCATTGATCCTGACTGTATTTTCTGGTGGGAACTACCTTTTCGGGTTTTATAAAAACTGGTTACAGCAGGACGAACAAAAATAA
- a CDS encoding septum formation initiator family protein, translating into MLIKRILLALSVLLNLTLIVYLLVSDNGLSNYQTLKADTYAFTQRQDMLDEKAYLLSHEIRLLQNDSEYVEKIIRARLGFVKSNEILYIFPDSKIKIPVGARE; encoded by the coding sequence ATGCTAATAAAACGAATTTTGCTGGCGTTATCAGTGCTGCTTAACCTTACGCTAATAGTTTATCTGTTAGTGAGTGATAATGGGTTGAGCAATTATCAGACGCTCAAAGCTGACACGTATGCTTTTACTCAACGGCAGGACATGCTTGATGAAAAAGCGTATTTGTTGAGTCATGAAATACGACTTTTACAGAATGACTCAGAATACGTCGAAAAAATTATAAGAGCACGTCTTGGATTTGTTAAAAGCAATGAAATATTGTATATTTTTCCCGATAGCAAAATCAAGATTCCTGTTGGAGCGCGCGAATGA
- a CDS encoding M48 family metallopeptidase, with translation MIQAKIKWYKEVLELDPGSKVFFPLARLLVKERDLIEAVSVLKAGLERHPEHFEARLLLLNCLERVEDFDQIHTELGALGEILKRYPSFWKIWAGLLAAEPGSQDAALAMTFLAAAFEETPITWRDVIDRGLQACLEENTDNFLISHPISKQNSAPVSESVPADHDMESVEDVAETVVPVTSSQDISQLKSLAELEGEIPLIRKQETVFSGTMEGGESISERTLSMAQILADQGDLKGALELCDELTEQVTSREELENITELRTKILADKKNSVPDESETVTSKDRIVHTLEALAERLEARAS, from the coding sequence ATGATTCAAGCAAAGATCAAGTGGTATAAGGAAGTTTTGGAGCTCGATCCAGGTTCTAAGGTGTTTTTTCCACTTGCGCGACTTCTCGTAAAAGAAAGGGATCTTATTGAAGCTGTCTCTGTTTTAAAGGCAGGGTTAGAAAGGCATCCGGAGCATTTTGAAGCCCGTTTGCTACTGTTAAACTGCCTTGAACGGGTAGAAGATTTTGACCAGATTCATACAGAACTTGGGGCGCTTGGAGAAATTCTAAAGCGGTATCCGAGTTTTTGGAAAATTTGGGCAGGGTTACTTGCTGCTGAACCTGGCTCTCAAGATGCTGCGCTCGCAATGACTTTTCTTGCGGCGGCATTTGAAGAAACTCCGATTACTTGGCGTGATGTTATTGATAGGGGGCTTCAGGCTTGCCTGGAAGAGAATACTGACAATTTTCTTATTTCTCATCCCATATCAAAACAAAACTCTGCACCAGTTTCAGAATCTGTACCTGCCGACCACGATATGGAATCGGTAGAGGATGTTGCGGAAACTGTTGTGCCGGTTACATCGTCGCAAGATATTTCTCAGTTAAAAAGTTTAGCAGAACTAGAAGGTGAAATTCCGCTTATACGCAAACAGGAAACTGTTTTTAGTGGAACCATGGAAGGGGGGGAGTCCATTTCAGAACGCACTTTGTCTATGGCGCAAATCCTTGCGGACCAAGGTGATCTGAAAGGCGCTCTCGAGCTTTGTGACGAACTCACAGAGCAAGTAACAAGCAGGGAAGAGCTTGAGAATATTACTGAGCTTCGAACAAAGATTCTGGCAGATAAGAAAAACTCTGTGCCGGATGAATCTGAAACTGTTACAAGCAAGGACAGAATTGTCCACACGCTTGAAGCACTTGCAGAGCGTTTAGAAGCTAGAGCCTCGTAA
- the fbp gene encoding class 1 fructose-bisphosphatase — protein sequence MRQVTVTEHLLLHQTETPDASGKFTALFYDLILAAKTISKTMNKAGLLDILGATGEINVQGEQVQKLDAYANRVLIHRMERTGVLCAIASEENADFIRIPEQYKQGEYILIFDPLDGSSNVDVNVNVGTIFSILRRKSPSNNDVTLCDVLQSGVEQVAAGYFLYGPSTMLVYSTGDGVHGFTLDPSVGEFLLSHPDLRIPEQGKVYSVNEGYYKYWDDATREAIEFFKGETNPLGKPYSARYIGSLVADFHRGLLNGGIYMYPADYRNPGKPKGKLRYLCEASPLAYLAEQAGGAATDGTTRILELQPEELHERVPLFIGSKNDVKAVADIYKKNRKAAK from the coding sequence ATGCGCCAAGTAACCGTTACTGAACATCTATTATTGCATCAAACAGAGACTCCTGATGCTTCCGGTAAATTTACTGCACTCTTTTATGATCTCATTTTGGCTGCAAAAACCATATCTAAAACAATGAATAAAGCTGGCTTGCTCGATATTTTAGGAGCAACCGGCGAGATCAATGTTCAGGGCGAACAGGTTCAGAAACTCGACGCGTATGCAAACCGTGTGCTTATCCATCGTATGGAGCGGACTGGTGTATTGTGTGCGATTGCTTCTGAAGAAAATGCTGATTTTATTCGTATCCCGGAGCAATACAAGCAAGGTGAGTACATTCTCATTTTTGATCCTCTTGATGGATCGTCCAATGTTGACGTTAACGTAAATGTCGGCACCATCTTCTCCATTTTGCGTCGTAAATCTCCTTCTAATAATGACGTTACATTATGTGATGTTTTGCAAAGTGGTGTAGAGCAGGTTGCAGCGGGTTATTTCCTTTATGGTCCTTCCACGATGCTCGTGTATTCAACTGGTGACGGCGTTCACGGCTTTACCCTTGATCCGAGTGTTGGTGAATTCTTGTTGTCTCATCCAGATCTTCGTATTCCTGAACAGGGCAAAGTTTACTCTGTGAATGAAGGCTATTACAAGTACTGGGATGATGCGACCCGTGAAGCTATTGAATTTTTCAAAGGTGAGACTAACCCGTTAGGCAAACCATATTCTGCACGCTACATTGGTTCTCTGGTTGCGGACTTCCATCGAGGTCTTCTTAACGGTGGTATCTACATGTACCCAGCAGACTATCGCAATCCTGGTAAGCCAAAGGGCAAGTTGCGCTATTTATGCGAAGCTTCTCCGCTTGCATACCTTGCAGAGCAGGCAGGTGGTGCCGCAACTGATGGTACGACTCGTATTCTTGAATTGCAGCCTGAAGAACTGCATGAACGTGTACCGCTTTTCATTGGTTCAAAGAACGATGTAAAAGCAGTGGCTGATATTTATAAAAAAAACCGTAAAGCAGCTAAATAG
- the tsaD gene encoding tRNA (adenosine(37)-N6)-threonylcarbamoyltransferase complex transferase subunit TsaD: MLTLGIESSCDETAFALVQDGELVDSVISTQIDIHALFGGVVPEIASREHYRLIGHLYDSLLAKTGIDAEQIDNVAVSRGPGLLGSLLVGVGFAKGLVAGTDKKLIGVNHLHAHLLAAGLEQELRLPALGLLVSGGHTQIFLIRAADDFVELGKTLDDAAGEAFDKVAKMLNMPYPGGKYIDQLAKLATPDKKRFTRPYLDNKNLNFSFSGLKTGLSLYIEAHSHLKLPSLNDIDELFNGTRDVTELAELCASFNFTVADTLRVKMQRAIDQRKELGDSINSIIVAGGVAANSVIREAMTGVADGRNIPLTLPSFGLCTDNASMVAYMGEQLILKGYSHGLDLDAIPRGRKIPQDYLHSLC; encoded by the coding sequence ATGCTCACTTTAGGTATTGAATCCTCGTGCGACGAGACTGCTTTTGCTCTTGTTCAAGACGGGGAGTTGGTAGATAGTGTAATTTCTACACAAATTGATATTCACGCACTGTTTGGCGGTGTTGTTCCAGAGATTGCCTCTCGTGAGCACTATCGGCTTATTGGGCACTTATACGATTCTTTACTTGCCAAAACAGGTATTGATGCAGAACAAATAGATAACGTCGCAGTCTCACGAGGTCCGGGATTGTTGGGAAGTCTGCTTGTCGGTGTTGGATTCGCAAAAGGTCTTGTTGCCGGAACAGATAAAAAGCTTATAGGTGTTAATCACCTACATGCACATCTTTTGGCAGCAGGTTTAGAACAGGAATTAAGACTTCCTGCCCTTGGTTTGCTTGTATCTGGCGGACATACACAGATATTCCTTATCCGCGCGGCAGATGATTTTGTTGAACTTGGTAAAACGCTGGATGATGCAGCAGGCGAAGCCTTTGATAAGGTCGCAAAAATGTTGAATATGCCATATCCTGGCGGCAAATATATTGACCAGCTCGCCAAGCTTGCTACGCCGGATAAAAAGCGATTTACCCGACCATATCTTGACAATAAGAATCTAAACTTTAGTTTCAGTGGGTTAAAGACTGGATTGAGTTTGTACATTGAAGCACACTCACATTTAAAGCTACCTAGTCTTAATGATATTGATGAGCTGTTTAATGGTACGCGAGATGTGACTGAGCTTGCTGAACTCTGTGCATCCTTTAACTTTACTGTTGCAGATACGTTGCGAGTTAAAATGCAACGTGCCATAGATCAACGTAAAGAACTGGGCGACTCCATCAATAGCATTATTGTAGCAGGGGGCGTCGCCGCTAACAGTGTAATCCGTGAAGCAATGACTGGTGTAGCTGATGGGCGAAATATTCCGCTCACACTGCCATCATTCGGGCTGTGTACTGATAATGCTTCCATGGTCGCATATATGGGTGAACAGCTTATTCTTAAAGGATACTCACACGGATTAGACTTGGATGCCATTCCTCGTGGTAGAAAGATTCCACAGGACTATCTGCATAGTTTATGTTAG
- the trxA gene encoding thioredoxin, producing the protein MAAQVTDSNFEAEILESKIPALVDFWAPWCGPCRAMGPVIDELAAEYEGQVRIVKMNVDENPGTPSKYGIRAIPTIILFKDGEVLEQVTGAVSKSSIQDMITKKALG; encoded by the coding sequence ATGGCTGCTCAAGTAACAGATAGCAATTTTGAAGCTGAAATTCTCGAATCTAAAATCCCTGCATTGGTGGATTTTTGGGCTCCTTGGTGTGGTCCATGCCGTGCAATGGGACCTGTAATCGACGAGCTTGCTGCTGAGTATGAAGGCCAGGTTCGTATCGTAAAAATGAATGTTGATGAAAACCCAGGTACACCGAGCAAGTACGGTATCCGTGCAATTCCTACGATCATTCTTTTTAAAGATGGTGAAGTGCTCGAGCAGGTAACTGGTGCAGTTTCTAAAAGCAGCATTCAAGATATGATTACCAAGAAGGCTCTTGGCTAA